A genomic stretch from Alosa sapidissima isolate fAloSap1 chromosome 3, fAloSap1.pri, whole genome shotgun sequence includes:
- the angptl6 gene encoding angiopoietin-related protein 6 produces the protein MECLVCFALLLLLAFNGLMPSAERHKEGPHSDRALKDAAQKRSSRSSDLKAGRCSYTFIVPQQKLKGALCVSQESIGRAAAANHSEVVSLRQELSRQQEQLERVRAQLEQEGAMATEVRALRRESGAMNARIAQLYAELLHEVTLKKGQDLEQRRLENLLLNATSQVLQVTSSYRELEKKYEALTSIISNQSHLLKDLEKQCQLGNKPSQTEKEKAPSSSFPSSPKSNDVQRDQSAPPPNSKSVRGVQEVVTASPAPSTDSPFISFPVTKSPGPWRDCQHVLESGETTSGIYLLRPQGTNLLVQAWCEQSRAQGGWTVIQRRQDGSVNFFRTWEFYKQGFGNLDGEYWLGLEHLYWLAEQATYKLRVAMEDWKGRHVFAEYDSFRLEPESDWYRLRLGNYNGNAGDSLSWHSNKAFTTHDRDKDSYLGNCAHYHKGGWWYNMCAHSNLNGVWYRGGHYRSRYQDGVYWQEFHGGAYSLKKVTMMIKPT, from the exons ATGGAATGCCTGGTGTGCTTTGCCCTCTTGCTCCTGCTGGCCTTTAATGGACTAATGCCCAGCGCTGAGAGGCACAAGGAGGGACCTCACAGTGACCGTGCCCTGAAAGATGCAGCTCAGAAACGCTCGTCTCGCTCCTCGGACCTGAAGGCGGGCCGCTGCTCCTACACCTTTATCGTGCCCCAGCAGAAGCTGAAGGGCGCCCTGTGCGTCAGCCAGGAGTCCATCGGTCGCGCTGCCGCCGCCAACCACTCAGAGGTGGTGTCGCTGCGGCAGGAGCTGAGCCGTCAGCAGGAGCAGCTGGAGAGGGTGCGTGCGCAGCTGGAGCAGGAGGGCGCCATGGCAACCGAGGTGCGGGCACTCCGGCGGGAAAGCGGTGCCATGAACGCCCGCATCGCCCAGCTCTACGCCGAGCTGCTGCATGAAGTCACCCTCAAGAAGGGCCAGGACCTGGAGCAGCGGAGACTGGAGAACCTGCTCCTCAACGCCACGTCTCAG GTGCTGCAGGTGACCAGCAGCTACAGAGAGCTGGAGAAGAAGTATGAGGCCCTAACCTCTATTATAAGCAACCAGAGCCATCTGCTAAAAGATCTGGAAAAACAGTGTCAACTCGGCAACAAACCCTCACAGACAGAAAAA GAGAAGGCACCATCCTCTAGTTTCCCGTCCAGTCCGAAATCCAATGATGTCCAGAGAGACCAGAGTGCCCCGCCACCAAACTCCAAGTCTGTGCGGGGCGTCCAGGAAGTGGTCACAGCCTCACCTGCCCCCTCCACTGACTCCCCATTCATCAGCTTCCCCGTCACCAAGAGCCCAG GCCCGTGGCGGGACTGCCAGCATGTGCTGGAGTCCGGTGAGACCACCAGCGGCATCTACCTGCTGCGGCCGCAGGGCACCAACCTCCTGGTGCAGGCCTGGTGCGAGCAGAGCCGCGCCCAGGGGGGCTGGACCGTCATCCAGAGGAGGCAGGACGGCTCCGTCAACTTCTTCCGCACCTGGGAGTTTTACAAG CAAGGCTTTGGGAATCTGGACGGGGAGTACTGGCTGGGCCTGGAGCACCTCTACTGGCTTGCTGAACAGGCCACCTACAAGCTGAGGGTGGCCATGGAGGACTGGAAGGGGCGCCATGTGTTCGCCGAGTACGACAGCTTCCGCCTGGAGCCGGAGAGTGACTGGTACCGCCTGCGTCTGGGCAACTACAATGGCAATGCTGGGGACTCGCTCTCGTGGCACAGTAACAAAGCTTTTACCACTCATGACCGTGACAAAGATTCATATTTAG GAAACTGTGCCCACTACCACAAAGGAGGCTGGTGGTACAACATGTGTGCCCACTCCAACCTGAACGGTGTGTGGTACAGGGGCGGGCACTACCGGAGCCGCTACCAGGACGGAGTCTACTGGCAAGAGTTCCACGGAGGTGCATACTCTCTCAAGAAGGTCACCATGATGATCAAACCCACTTAA
- the ppan gene encoding suppressor of SWI4 1 homolog, whose product MGKNKTKNQKTSRQKANQLAEETFGSVPHSFVFHRGKIGKNVGQLVSDMRQVMQPYTAESLKVRKKNVLKDFATVAGPLGVTHFAIFTKTKTSVNLRLARIPKGPTLHFNVSKYALVKDVVSSLKKHRMHEQQFTHHPLLVLNNFGVEGMHVKLMATMFQNMFPSINVHKVNLNNIKRCVLLNYDPASQEIEFRHYSIKVVPVGMSKGVKKLMQERFPNMSKFEDISELLLKGANLSESEAELDGDHNITELPQAYSGRGNMTSQQSAVRLTEIGPRMTLQLVKIVEGLGEGNVMYHSIVSKSEEELMEILRRREVRLKEKAERRMKQEENIALKKEQREANKKKSLEGIKRKKLQAGGSDDSEVEDPGAQDDKPAKAESSEDEAEYYRQAVGEDPDEDMFPAAKRKRDPSRSPGPFKKRKMSAGRGAPLSSNDRKKPGSKPFTKPGFGGKGFGGKKMGQGGKRFGGKKMQEEGGKFGGKRMGGGGKKFGGRNTGEGRRDFKGRNAKGGGGGGSKFKGSKSQSFNKGPKKGGGRQGFKQKKGRS is encoded by the exons ATGGGTAAAAATAAG ACCAAAAACCAGAAGACCTCACGTCAAAAGGCTAATCAGTTGGCGGAGGAGACCTTTGGCTCAGTCCCACACAGCTTTGTCTTCCACAGGGGGAAAATTGGCAAGAATGTCGGTCAGCTTGTGTCGGACATGCGGCAGGTCATGCAGCCATACACGGCAGAGTCATTAAAG GTGCGGAAAAAGAATGTCCTTAAAGATTTTGCGACGGTGGCGGGGCCACTGGGAGTGACACACTTTGCCATCTTTACCAAAACAAAAACCAGCGTGAACTTG AGACTGGCACGCATCCCTAAAGGCCCCACGCTACATTTTAATGTCAGCAAG taTGCCCTCGTCAAGGATGTGGTGTCATCCCTGAAGAAACACAGAATGCATGAGCAGCAGTTCACCCACCACCCACTGCTGGTGCTGAACAACTTTGGTGTAGAGGGCATGCATGTCAAACTAATGGCCACCATGTTCCAGAACATGTTCCCATCCATCAACGTGCATAAG GTAAATCTTAATAACATTAAGAGATGTGTCCTACTTAACTATGATCCAGCATCACAGGAGATAGAGTTTCGGCACTA CAGCATAAAGGTGGTGCCAGTGGGCATGAGCAAAGGGGTGAAGAAGCTCATGCAGGAGCGCTTCCCCAACATGAGCAAGTTTGAGGACATCAGCGAGCTGCTCCTCAA ggGGGCGAACCTGTCGGAGAGCGAGGCCGAGCTGGACGGCGATCACAACATCACAGAGCTGCCCCAGGCCTACTCCGGCCGCGGAAACATGACCTCCCAGCAGAGTGCAGTGCGCCTAACAGAG ATTGGCCCAAGAATGACACTGCAGCTGGTGAAGATCGTGGAGGGCTTAGGGGAGGGCAACGTGATGTATCACTCCATCG TATCTAAGTCTGAGGAGGAGCTGATGGAGATTctgaggaggagggaggtgCGTCTGAAGGAGAAAGCGGAGCGCAGGATGAAGCAGGAGGAGAACATCGCCCTAAAAAAAGAGCAGAGGGAGGCGAACAa AAAGAAGAGCCTGGAAGGCATAAAGAGGAAGAAGCTGCAGGCTGGTGGATCAGACGACAGTGAGGTGGAGGATCCAGGGGCGCAGGACGACAAGCCTGCCAAGGCAGAATCATCTGAGGACGAGGCCGAGTACTACAGACAGGCTGTGGGGGAAGACCCTGATGAAG aTATGTTCCCAGCTGCTAAGAGGAAACGTGACCCCAGCAGGTCTCCTGGACCTTTCAAGAAGAGGAAAATGTCAGCAGGAAGGGGTGCCCCTTTAAGCAGCAACGACAGGAAGAAGCCAGGCTCAAAGCCTTTCACCAAGCCAGGATTTGGAGGGAAAGGTTTTGGAGGGAAGAAGATGGGGCAAGGAGGCAAGAGGTTCGGGGGCAAAAAGATGCAAGAGGAAGGTGGGAAGTTTGGGGGCAAGAGAATGGGTGGTGGCGGCAAAAAGTTTGGAGGCAGAAACACAGGAGAAGGACGCAGAGACTTCAAGGGAAGGAATGCaaagggtggtggtggcggcggctCTAAATTTAAAGGGTCCAAATCTCAGAGCTTCAACAAAGGCCCCAAAAAAGGAGGGGGGAGGCAAGGCTTCAAACAAAAGAAAGGGAGGAGTTGA
- the p2ry11 gene encoding P2Y purinoceptor 11, giving the protein MESNNSENCTSFQVKLLPPLFGIEFFVALVGNLFALCLLLIKERKNWHTGVVFSFNLVISDVLYVLTLPLLIVYYARKRDWTFGAAICKMERFLFTCNLYGSIFFIMCISVNRWVAIVHPFFTRSYVRPKHAKIAGVLVWVAVIAISSPIAVFADTCTSNHHGKFNCVSCCNDKLKKSHFKYKLFLAVMGCMVPLLVTFSSYVSLIWVIYKSSNITLLEKRKVALMVVSVLVLYLISFVPYHILQMIFSYNRIHEKVDCLVYSLYQVSKGLVTLNMCIHPILYMAVFDSIRVACCGESTESDES; this is encoded by the coding sequence ATGGAAAGCAATAACAGTGAAAACTGCACTAGTTTCCAAGTTAAGCTCTTGCCCCCATTATTTGGAATAGAATTTTTCGTGGCGCTGGTGGGGAATTTGTTTGCGCTATGTCTGCTCCTCATCAAAGAGAGGAAAAACTGGCATACCGGAGTGGTGTTCTCCTTTAACCTGGTTATCAGCGATGTTCTCTACGTCCTCACACTGCCTCTTCTAATCGTTTACTACGCCCGCAAGAGGGATTGGACCTTCGGTGCTGCCATCTGCAAAATGGAACGCTTCCTTTTCACGTGCAACCTGTACGGAAGCATCTTCTTCATCATGTGTATTAGCGTGAACAGATGGGTGGCTATCGTTCATCCTTTCTTCACGCGCAGCTATGTGCGACCAAAACATGCCAAAATTGCTGGTGTCCTGGTCTGGGTGGCAGTGATTGCAATCTCCTCTCCGATCGCGGTGTTCGCGGACACCTGTACTTCGAATCACCACGGAAAATTCAACTGCGTGTCCTGCTGCAACGATAAGCTTAAGAAATCCCACTTCAAATACAAACTGTTTTTAGCCGTGATGGGATGCATGGTCCCTTTACTAGTGACTTTTTCATCATATGTCAGTTTGATTTGGGTAATTTACAAAAGTTCAAATATAACATTGTTGGAGAAGAGAAAGGTAGCACTAATGGTGGTCTCCGTCCTTGTGCTGTACCTGATTTCTTTTGTTCCCTACCATATTCTACAAATGATTTTCTCGTACAATAGGATCCACGAAAAAGTAGATTGTTTGGTTTACTCCTTATATCAAGTGAGCAAAGGTTTAGTGACGCTGAACATGTGCATACACCCTATACTCTACATGGCAGTGTTTGACAGCATCAGGGTGGCCTGTTGTGGGGAGAGTACTGAATCGGATGAGTCTTAG
- the eif3g gene encoding eukaryotic translation initiation factor 3 subunit G isoform X1 yields MPSIEFDDSKPSWADQVEEEGDEGTLPSPKETVKGNIKTVTEYKIDEDGKKFKIVRTFKIENRKASKAVARRKNWKKFGNSEFDAPGPNVATTTVSDDVFMTFISSKEDLNAQDQDEDPMNKLKGQKIVSCRICKGDHWTTRCPYKDTLGPMQKELAEQLGLSTGEKEKAAGSEPEPAQPAQSKTGKYVPPSLRDGGTRRGESMQPNRRADDNATIRVTNLSEDTRETDLQELFRPFGSISRIYLAKDKNTGQSKGFAFISFHRREDAARAIAGVSGFGYDHLILNVEWAKPSNN; encoded by the exons ATGCCTTCGATCGAATTTGACGA TTCGAAGCCAAGTTGGGCTGACCAAGTagaagaggaaggagatgaGG GTACTCTTCCATCACCAAAAGAGACCGTCAAAGGAAATATAAAAACGGTCACAGAATACAAGATTGATGAAGATGGCAAGAAGTTTAAG ATTGTTCGCACGTTCAAGATCGAGAATAGGAAGGCCTCTAAAGCTGTGGCCCGGAGGAAG AACTGGAAAAAGTTTGGCAACTCTGAGTTTGACGCCCCTGGTCCCAACGTGGCCACCACAACAGTCAGCGACGATGTCTTTATGACCTTCATCTCCAGCAAAGAG GATCTGAATGCTCAAGACCAGGATGAGGACCCCATGAACAAGCTGAAGGGACAGAAGATCGTGTCCTGCCGAATCTGCAAGGGTGACCATTGGACCACCCGCTGTCCGTACAAGGACACCCTGGGCCCCATGCAGAAGGAGCTGGCCGAACAGCTGGGTCTGTCcacaggagagaaggagaaggctgCAGGAAGCG AGCCAGAGCCTGCCCAGCCGGCGCAGAGCAAGACGGGCAAGTATGTTCCCCCCAGCCTGAGGGACGGAGGCACGCGCAGAGGAGAGTCCATGCAGCCCAACCGCAGAG CTGATGATAATGCCACCATCCGTGTGACCAATCTGTCTGAGGACACCAGGGAGACGGACTTGCAGGAGCTCTTCAGGCCCTTCGGCTCCATTTCCAGAATCTACCTGGCCAAGGACAAGAACACGGGACAATCTAAA GGCTTCGCCTTCATCAGCTTCCATCGCCGTGAGGATGCAGCCAGGGCCATTGCAGGTGTATCTGGATTCGGATACGACCATCTCATCCTCAACGTTGAATGGGCCAA ACCTTCAAACAACTGA
- the eif3g gene encoding eukaryotic translation initiation factor 3 subunit G isoform X2, with product MPSIEFDDSKPSWADQVEEEGDEGTLPSPKETVKGNIKTVTEYKIDEDGKKFKIVRTFKIENRKASKAVARRKNWKKFGNSEFDAPGPNVATTTVSDDVFMTFISSKEDLNAQDQDEDPMNKLKGQKIVSCRICKGDHWTTRCPYKDTLGPMQKELAEQLGLSTGEKEKAAGSAEPEPAQPAQSKTGKYVPPSLRDGGTRRGESMQPNRRADDNATIRVTNLSEDTRETDLQELFRPFGSISRIYLAKDKNTGQSKGFAFISFHRREDAARAIAGVSGFGYDHLILNVEWAKPSNN from the exons ATGCCTTCGATCGAATTTGACGA TTCGAAGCCAAGTTGGGCTGACCAAGTagaagaggaaggagatgaGG GTACTCTTCCATCACCAAAAGAGACCGTCAAAGGAAATATAAAAACGGTCACAGAATACAAGATTGATGAAGATGGCAAGAAGTTTAAG ATTGTTCGCACGTTCAAGATCGAGAATAGGAAGGCCTCTAAAGCTGTGGCCCGGAGGAAG AACTGGAAAAAGTTTGGCAACTCTGAGTTTGACGCCCCTGGTCCCAACGTGGCCACCACAACAGTCAGCGACGATGTCTTTATGACCTTCATCTCCAGCAAAGAG GATCTGAATGCTCAAGACCAGGATGAGGACCCCATGAACAAGCTGAAGGGACAGAAGATCGTGTCCTGCCGAATCTGCAAGGGTGACCATTGGACCACCCGCTGTCCGTACAAGGACACCCTGGGCCCCATGCAGAAGGAGCTGGCCGAACAGCTGGGTCTGTCcacaggagagaaggagaaggctgCAGGAAGCG CAGAGCCAGAGCCTGCCCAGCCGGCGCAGAGCAAGACGGGCAAGTATGTTCCCCCCAGCCTGAGGGACGGAGGCACGCGCAGAGGAGAGTCCATGCAGCCCAACCGCAGAG CTGATGATAATGCCACCATCCGTGTGACCAATCTGTCTGAGGACACCAGGGAGACGGACTTGCAGGAGCTCTTCAGGCCCTTCGGCTCCATTTCCAGAATCTACCTGGCCAAGGACAAGAACACGGGACAATCTAAA GGCTTCGCCTTCATCAGCTTCCATCGCCGTGAGGATGCAGCCAGGGCCATTGCAGGTGTATCTGGATTCGGATACGACCATCTCATCCTCAACGTTGAATGGGCCAA ACCTTCAAACAACTGA